A DNA window from Meiothermus cerbereus DSM 11376 contains the following coding sequences:
- a CDS encoding LptA/OstA family protein has product MKRLAWLLFLLALAVLAQSKEQRIITIEAPGGQRSGNLRNGPWVYEGGKPGGVIGRVKDLEINATRAILEAPQGKTMQEAEGERVASFEGSVVVKRDRMTASGPKLVYRESSGRGTLEGNARMRQEPRDKNSDPVEVTAPVMTFDVDTNISSSEGGVTLKNGRQEGRSETVYYEEDRGLAVFGDAKEVVLLRKREGKGDLVIRAKEIRSLTDEKRLLATGGVTLVDGDITTTGASLVYNDNTGEATIVAGRVGNQNVPARSVNAKERATLSGNSLLHNVNRSQVRVLAQAPRLPVNDFRKLGEQ; this is encoded by the coding sequence ATGAAACGTCTAGCATGGCTTCTTTTTCTACTAGCACTGGCAGTACTGGCCCAGAGCAAAGAACAGCGCATCATCACCATCGAAGCACCTGGTGGGCAACGCTCAGGCAACCTGCGCAACGGCCCCTGGGTCTACGAAGGCGGTAAACCGGGCGGGGTAATAGGTAGGGTAAAAGACCTCGAGATCAACGCCACCCGGGCCATCCTGGAAGCCCCCCAGGGCAAAACCATGCAGGAGGCCGAGGGTGAGCGGGTGGCCTCCTTCGAGGGTAGTGTGGTGGTCAAGCGCGACCGCATGACGGCCAGCGGCCCCAAGCTGGTCTACCGCGAGTCCAGTGGGCGCGGCACCCTCGAGGGCAACGCCCGTATGCGCCAGGAACCACGGGACAAAAACAGCGATCCGGTAGAGGTTACCGCCCCCGTCATGACCTTCGACGTTGACACCAATATCTCAAGCAGTGAAGGTGGCGTAACCCTCAAGAATGGCCGCCAGGAAGGGCGCTCGGAGACGGTGTACTACGAAGAAGACCGCGGCCTGGCGGTCTTTGGCGATGCCAAAGAAGTGGTGCTGCTGCGCAAGCGCGAGGGCAAGGGCGACCTGGTGATTCGGGCCAAAGAAATCCGCAGCCTGACCGACGAGAAGCGCCTGCTGGCCACCGGCGGGGTGACCCTGGTAGACGGTGACATCACCACCACCGGGGCCAGCCTGGTCTACAACGACAACACCGGCGAGGCCACCATTGTGGCGGGTCGGGTGGGCAACCAAAATGTACCGGCCCGCAGTGTGAACGCCAAGGAGCGGGCCACTTTGTCGGGCAACTCGCTTCTGCACAACGTCAACCGTTCGCAGGTGCGGGTGCTGGCCCAGGCACCCCGGCTGCCGGTAAACGACTTCCGCAAGCTGGGCGAGCAATAA
- the ligA gene encoding NAD-dependent DNA ligase LigA: MSTPKQRILELREQIRYHNYRYYVLDKPEISDAEFDRLMRELRELEQAHPELITPDSPTQTVGSAILETPFTPVPHPTRMYSLGNAFSPADIADFEASINRLLGREEVRVYVLEYKIDGLSVNLIYEAGVFRQGLTRGDGQVGEDVTPNLLAIPDIPRRLAEPLDLEVRGEIYLPIQTFLELNARLEEEGEPPFKNPRNAAAGSLRQKDPRISARRGLRGLFYGVGQPTSLGVATQQELLKKLSQLGFSVEPHYRLVEGVAGVEQGYQAMLAERRKLPFEADGVTVKLNDLALWDELGYTAKTPRFAIAYKFPAEEKTTRVLRVVFQVGRTGRVTPVAELEPVFLDGSTVSRVTLHNESYVQELGLRIGDTVLVHKSGGVIPEVLRVVTEAPRGHEPVEWPSHCPECGVELLLSGKIHLCPNPLCPAKAFESIRHFASRRAMDIQGLGEKLIEQLLEAGLVRDAADLYRLKKEDIAALERKAEKSAQNLIEQIEASKSRGLERLLFALGIPQVGESTARALAKRFGHLDNILKATVEELDAVPDIAKTTAQSIHQALSRPQMRHFIERLRAAGVVFEAREKQQSHALEGLTFVLTGELSLPREEVARRLEAHGAKISGSVSKKTSYVVAGPGAGSKLARARELGIPILDEAGLAELLEQKLGPGVLQAAPGQL, encoded by the coding sequence ATGTCTACACCCAAGCAACGAATCCTGGAATTGCGTGAACAGATTCGCTATCACAACTACCGCTATTACGTGCTGGACAAACCCGAGATCTCCGATGCCGAGTTCGACCGCCTGATGCGTGAGCTGAGGGAGCTCGAGCAGGCCCACCCCGAGCTCATCACCCCCGATTCGCCCACGCAAACGGTGGGTAGCGCCATCCTCGAGACCCCCTTCACCCCGGTACCCCACCCCACCCGCATGTACTCGCTGGGCAATGCCTTTTCGCCTGCCGACATCGCCGACTTCGAAGCCAGCATCAACCGCCTGCTGGGCCGCGAGGAGGTACGGGTGTACGTGCTCGAGTACAAAATTGATGGACTTTCGGTCAACCTCATCTACGAAGCGGGGGTGTTCCGCCAGGGTCTGACCCGGGGCGACGGCCAGGTAGGCGAGGACGTCACCCCCAACCTGCTGGCCATCCCCGACATCCCAAGGCGGCTGGCAGAACCCCTCGACCTCGAGGTACGGGGTGAGATTTACCTGCCCATCCAAACCTTCCTGGAGCTCAACGCACGGCTCGAGGAAGAAGGCGAACCCCCTTTCAAAAACCCCCGCAACGCCGCGGCAGGTAGTTTGCGGCAAAAAGACCCCCGAATAAGCGCCCGCCGTGGCTTACGCGGCCTGTTCTATGGGGTGGGCCAGCCCACCAGCCTGGGGGTAGCCACCCAGCAGGAACTTTTGAAGAAACTTAGTCAGCTCGGTTTTTCGGTAGAACCCCACTATCGGCTGGTTGAGGGGGTGGCCGGGGTCGAGCAGGGCTACCAGGCCATGCTGGCCGAACGCAGAAAACTGCCCTTTGAGGCCGATGGCGTAACCGTCAAGCTAAACGACCTGGCCCTCTGGGACGAGCTGGGGTATACCGCCAAGACCCCCCGCTTCGCCATCGCCTACAAATTCCCCGCCGAAGAAAAGACTACCCGCGTGCTGCGGGTGGTCTTTCAGGTGGGGCGCACCGGGCGGGTTACACCAGTGGCCGAGCTCGAGCCCGTTTTTCTGGATGGCTCGACCGTGAGCCGGGTTACCCTGCACAACGAAAGCTACGTACAGGAGCTGGGCTTACGGATAGGCGATACGGTGCTGGTACACAAGTCCGGCGGGGTTATCCCCGAGGTTTTGCGGGTGGTAACCGAAGCCCCCAGGGGCCATGAGCCGGTGGAGTGGCCCAGCCACTGCCCGGAGTGTGGGGTAGAACTCCTACTCTCGGGCAAGATTCACCTCTGCCCCAACCCTTTGTGCCCGGCCAAGGCCTTTGAGTCCATACGGCACTTTGCCAGCCGCAGGGCCATGGACATCCAGGGGCTGGGCGAGAAGCTCATCGAGCAGCTTTTAGAGGCCGGTCTGGTGCGGGATGCCGCCGACTTATATCGGCTCAAGAAAGAAGATATTGCCGCGCTCGAGCGCAAAGCTGAAAAAAGCGCCCAGAACCTCATCGAGCAGATAGAGGCCAGCAAAAGCAGGGGCCTCGAGCGGCTGCTGTTTGCCCTGGGGATTCCCCAGGTGGGCGAAAGCACCGCCCGCGCCCTGGCCAAGCGCTTTGGACACCTGGATAACATCCTCAAGGCCACAGTTGAGGAGCTCGATGCCGTACCGGACATTGCCAAGACCACCGCTCAGTCCATCCACCAGGCCCTGTCCCGCCCCCAGATGCGCCATTTTATTGAGCGCTTGCGGGCCGCTGGGGTGGTGTTCGAGGCCAGGGAGAAGCAGCAAAGCCATGCCCTCGAGGGCCTTACCTTCGTGCTGACGGGTGAGCTTTCCCTACCCAGGGAGGAAGTGGCCCGGCGGCTCGAGGCCCACGGAGCTAAAATTTCCGGCTCTGTAAGCAAAAAAACCAGCTATGTGGTGGCTGGGCCGGGTGCGGGCTCCAAGCTGGCCAGGGCCAGGGAGCTGGGAATCCCCATTCTGGACGAGGCCGGGCTAGCCGAGTTGCTCGAACAAAAGCTGGGGCCGGGGGTGCTCCAGGCTGCACCAGGGCAACTATAA
- a CDS encoding ABC transporter ATP-binding protein, whose amino-acid sequence MRLSVTNLMAGYAKAQVLFGLTLEVAQGELVALLGANGAGKTTALRTISGLIRPWGGEVQLGGASLLGLSAAQRARRGLGHVPEGRQLFPLMSVEENLLLGAAFLAWSHRQEGLERTYALFPRLAERRGQLAGTLSGGEQQMLAIGRAMMGRPRILMVDEPSLGLSPKLAEEVLATLARVKAEGVGVLLVEQNVALSLEVADRGYVVEHGKVVLQGSAATLAQNEDVQKAYLAL is encoded by the coding sequence GTGAGGCTCAGCGTGACGAACCTTATGGCCGGGTACGCCAAGGCCCAGGTGCTGTTTGGGCTTACGCTCGAGGTAGCCCAGGGCGAGCTGGTGGCCCTGCTGGGCGCCAACGGGGCTGGCAAGACCACCGCGCTGCGCACTATCTCTGGGCTGATTCGACCCTGGGGGGGCGAGGTGCAGCTTGGCGGGGCCAGCCTTCTGGGCCTTTCGGCAGCCCAGCGGGCCCGACGGGGACTGGGACATGTGCCGGAAGGGCGCCAGCTCTTCCCCCTGATGAGCGTGGAGGAGAACCTGCTGCTGGGGGCGGCTTTTCTGGCCTGGTCGCACCGGCAGGAAGGACTGGAGCGCACCTACGCCCTTTTTCCTCGCCTGGCCGAGCGGCGCGGCCAGCTGGCCGGAACCCTTTCGGGGGGTGAGCAGCAGATGCTGGCCATTGGGCGGGCCATGATGGGCCGGCCCAGAATTCTGATGGTGGACGAGCCAAGCCTTGGTCTTTCGCCAAAGCTGGCCGAGGAAGTGCTGGCTACCCTGGCTCGGGTTAAAGCCGAAGGGGTGGGGGTGCTGCTGGTGGAACAGAACGTGGCGTTATCGCTCGAGGTGGCCGACCGGGGCTATGTGGTGGAACACGGGAAGGTGGTTCTGCAGGGCAGTGCGGCAACCCTGGCCCAGAACGAAGACGTACAGAAGGCCTATTTGGCGCTCTAA
- a CDS encoding DUF5666 domain-containing protein, protein MRWPWLVSGLLLLVAIAQQEPEPSFQTTAEIERRGKKIVVVKTGPDNPPAIIELRDLYGGIITALDSEKKTLSLGEQLFATDKLTRYWHQGKQVQFADLKVGQQVRLEAAEQNDGSLKAFEVRIGESREGPSLVRSLFADPPPFRVQITFGEDALAFGAIARVEQIRGVNDYVFMTGGTARYIEEEDRLELELKPAPRAVEVQQGKSKAWGSRLDYDNESGNALVAGPVELERAGEKPLQGSAERMVYNVDDEALTLFGAIRLVQDGRTSTAQGALVREKDRIAFLYGSKDKPVRSQNKDGFVEGTRVLYNLDTGDVVVLEGVKGEFQDP, encoded by the coding sequence ATGCGCTGGCCCTGGCTGGTCTCGGGACTGCTGTTGCTGGTGGCCATAGCCCAGCAGGAGCCCGAGCCCTCTTTCCAGACCACCGCCGAGATTGAGCGACGGGGTAAAAAGATTGTGGTGGTCAAAACCGGGCCGGACAACCCCCCGGCCATCATCGAGCTGCGCGACCTGTATGGCGGCATCATTACCGCGCTGGATAGCGAAAAGAAAACCCTCAGCCTGGGGGAGCAGCTTTTTGCGACCGATAAGCTGACCCGCTACTGGCACCAAGGTAAGCAGGTGCAGTTTGCCGACCTAAAGGTAGGACAACAGGTGCGCCTCGAGGCCGCCGAGCAAAACGACGGGAGCCTTAAGGCTTTCGAGGTTCGGATTGGGGAGAGCCGCGAAGGCCCCTCTTTGGTTCGCTCGCTTTTTGCCGACCCGCCGCCTTTTCGCGTGCAGATTACCTTTGGCGAGGATGCCCTGGCTTTTGGGGCCATCGCCCGCGTGGAGCAGATTCGTGGGGTAAACGATTATGTCTTCATGACCGGAGGCACCGCCCGCTACATCGAAGAAGAAGATCGCCTCGAGCTCGAGCTCAAGCCCGCGCCCAGGGCGGTGGAAGTACAGCAAGGCAAGAGCAAAGCCTGGGGCAGCCGCCTCGACTACGACAACGAAAGCGGCAATGCCTTGGTAGCCGGGCCAGTAGAGCTCGAGCGCGCGGGTGAAAAACCCCTTCAAGGCAGCGCCGAACGCATGGTTTATAACGTAGACGACGAGGCTCTTACCTTATTTGGCGCCATCCGACTGGTTCAGGATGGCCGCACCTCCACAGCCCAGGGTGCGCTTGTACGCGAAAAAGACCGCATCGCATTTCTGTACGGCAGCAAAGACAAGCCGGTGCGAAGCCAGAACAAAGATGGCTTCGTGGAGGGAACCAGGGTGCTGTACAACCTCGACACCGGCGATGTGGTGGTGCTCGAGGGGGTCAAGGGGGAGTTTCAAGACCCATAG
- a CDS encoding branched-chain amino acid ABC transporter permease, with protein MELLLQTLINGILAAGIYALVASGLALAVGVVGIVNFAHGEFTMIGAFIAYLLFVGAGLDPFLSLGLAALVLFLVGAISYLGLIRPILAAPELNQMLLTFGLSVALQNIALLLFGADTRVVSTSYQGATLSLGGLSFGVPPLLTFGLSVGILAALYGFLDRTRMGLAVRAVAQNRLAPGLLGIETQQVYLLAFGLSAALAGVAGVMLSVMLYASPTVGFAYTLKAFAIIVMAGLGNLRGVVPAAIILALAEALVSTYVPGGGGWVEAVFFLVIFVALTWRSWRAA; from the coding sequence ATGGAACTACTTTTGCAAACCCTCATCAACGGCATCCTGGCCGCCGGCATCTACGCGCTGGTGGCCAGTGGGCTGGCCCTGGCGGTGGGCGTGGTGGGCATCGTCAACTTTGCCCACGGCGAGTTCACCATGATTGGGGCCTTTATTGCTTACCTGCTCTTTGTGGGAGCTGGCCTCGATCCTTTTCTCTCGTTGGGACTGGCGGCCCTGGTGCTTTTTCTGGTGGGGGCCATTAGCTACCTGGGCCTGATCCGGCCCATCCTGGCTGCGCCCGAACTAAACCAGATGCTCCTCACCTTCGGCCTCTCGGTAGCTTTGCAAAACATCGCCCTGCTGCTTTTTGGCGCCGATACCCGGGTGGTCTCTACCAGCTACCAGGGGGCTACCCTTAGCCTGGGGGGACTCTCGTTTGGAGTACCGCCGTTGCTGACCTTTGGGCTTTCGGTGGGCATTTTGGCTGCTCTGTACGGCTTTCTCGACCGCACCCGGATGGGCCTGGCGGTGCGGGCAGTAGCGCAAAACCGGCTGGCGCCGGGGCTTTTGGGCATCGAGACCCAGCAGGTATACCTGCTGGCCTTTGGCCTATCGGCAGCTCTGGCCGGGGTGGCCGGTGTGATGCTTTCGGTAATGCTCTACGCCTCTCCCACGGTGGGCTTTGCCTACACCCTTAAAGCCTTTGCCATTATCGTGATGGCAGGTTTGGGCAACCTACGGGGGGTAGTGCCGGCGGCAATTATCCTGGCCCTGGCCGAAGCCCTGGTAAGCACCTACGTGCCGGGTGGGGGCGGCTGGGTGGAAGCGGTCTTCTTTCTGGTCATCTTTGTGGCCCTCACCTGGCGTAGCTGGAGGGCGGCATGA
- a CDS encoding BMP family lipoprotein has product MKKLVMLGVAVATALGLSLAQEIRVGMAFDAGGKNDRSFNQSTFEGAQRAAKELGVKVFDFEPGDPGQVGQGIRRFAEEGFDLIVGVGFANEPSITKNAQEFKNVKFAVIDSVPCEGKCDNAVGLVFREHEGSYLVGYIAGRMTNTGVVGFVGGMDIPLIHKFEQGYRAGAIAGMRERNIANPRVLINYVGNTPAAWNDPGKAKEIATAQAKQGADIIYAAAGASGLGVLDYVKQQRCLKQNELPSGVRFISNNGANVPRYAAYNQSCPAATTRPMFMIGVDANQNYLGDTDNNPNTLNHVLTSMLKRVDVATYDVIKSVKEGTFKGGVKEFGLNNNGVGYALDEYNKALIPQAVVNRLAVLRSQIISGAIKVPSKR; this is encoded by the coding sequence ATGAAGAAACTCGTAATGCTCGGTGTTGCCGTAGCGACCGCGCTAGGCTTGAGCCTCGCTCAGGAAATTCGCGTGGGCATGGCTTTCGATGCAGGTGGTAAAAACGACCGCAGCTTCAACCAGTCCACCTTTGAAGGGGCCCAGCGGGCGGCTAAGGAACTCGGGGTCAAGGTCTTCGACTTTGAGCCCGGCGACCCCGGTCAGGTAGGTCAGGGCATCCGCCGCTTTGCGGAGGAGGGCTTCGATCTGATCGTGGGGGTAGGCTTTGCCAACGAACCCTCGATTACCAAAAACGCCCAGGAGTTCAAAAACGTCAAGTTTGCGGTTATTGACTCGGTTCCTTGCGAAGGCAAGTGCGACAACGCCGTGGGCCTGGTTTTCCGCGAACACGAGGGCAGCTACTTGGTCGGCTACATCGCGGGCCGCATGACCAACACCGGTGTGGTGGGCTTTGTGGGCGGCATGGACATCCCGCTGATCCACAAGTTTGAGCAAGGCTACCGGGCTGGGGCCATTGCCGGTATGCGCGAGCGCAACATCGCCAACCCCCGCGTGCTCATCAACTACGTAGGCAACACCCCCGCGGCCTGGAACGACCCCGGCAAAGCCAAGGAAATTGCCACCGCTCAGGCCAAGCAGGGCGCCGATATCATCTACGCCGCTGCGGGGGCTTCGGGCCTGGGTGTGCTGGACTATGTGAAACAGCAGCGCTGCTTGAAGCAAAACGAGCTGCCCTCTGGCGTGCGTTTCATCTCCAACAACGGCGCCAACGTGCCGCGCTACGCCGCTTACAACCAGTCCTGCCCGGCTGCCACCACCCGCCCCATGTTCATGATTGGGGTTGACGCCAACCAGAACTACCTGGGCGACACCGACAACAACCCCAACACCCTGAACCACGTGCTCACCTCCATGCTCAAGCGGGTGGACGTGGCCACCTACGACGTGATTAAGTCGGTTAAGGAAGGTACCTTTAAAGGCGGCGTCAAGGAGTTTGGCCTGAACAACAATGGCGTAGGCTATGCCCTTGATGAGTACAACAAGGCCCTGATTCCTCAGGCTGTGGTCAACCGTCTGGCGGTTTTGCGCAGCCAGATCATCTCTGGCGCCATTAAGGTGCCCAGCAAGCGTTAG
- a CDS encoding branched-chain amino acid ABC transporter permease: MMLVGLLLLLALVLPGLPLGEWRAFLLDSAQFAFLISALALAWDLLARTGQLSLAHGAFFGLGAYAAALAAPAVGTLPALLLGGVVAALFSLLLGLATLRLHGMYFAIATLAFSEVMRTLVLKSAFTGGAIGLPVQPAFGGAFPLGSYYLAVAVLALASGISLFLGRSRLHYAMTATRQGEAVARVLGVPVVRVKLLAFAISAFLAGLAGGVYAMKTLFLSPYDAFGLGRAVEALVIPIFGGLYTTTGPLLGGLIIVSLETWLRLRIGEGYLVVYGVILVLTILFLPRGLVSLFRRKGVGHA; this comes from the coding sequence ATGATGCTGGTTGGGTTGCTTTTGCTCCTGGCGCTGGTGCTTCCGGGGTTGCCCCTGGGCGAGTGGCGGGCTTTTTTGCTGGACAGCGCCCAGTTTGCCTTTCTGATTAGCGCCCTGGCACTGGCCTGGGATCTGCTGGCCCGCACCGGGCAGCTCTCGCTGGCCCACGGGGCCTTTTTTGGTCTAGGCGCCTATGCCGCCGCACTGGCGGCCCCTGCCGTGGGCACCCTCCCGGCATTGCTCCTGGGGGGTGTGGTAGCCGCTTTGTTCAGTCTGCTGCTGGGCCTGGCCACCCTGCGGCTGCACGGGATGTACTTCGCAATTGCCACCCTGGCTTTCAGCGAGGTCATGCGCACCCTGGTGCTCAAATCGGCCTTTACTGGAGGGGCCATCGGCCTGCCGGTGCAGCCTGCTTTTGGGGGCGCTTTTCCCCTGGGCAGCTACTACCTGGCGGTGGCCGTGCTGGCCCTAGCCAGCGGGATTAGCCTGTTCCTCGGTAGAAGCCGCCTGCACTACGCCATGACGGCAACCCGGCAAGGCGAGGCGGTAGCGCGGGTGCTGGGGGTGCCGGTGGTACGGGTCAAGCTCCTGGCTTTCGCCATATCGGCTTTTCTGGCCGGTCTGGCGGGTGGGGTGTATGCCATGAAGACCCTTTTTCTCTCCCCCTACGACGCTTTTGGCCTGGGGCGGGCGGTGGAGGCCTTGGTGATTCCCATCTTTGGTGGGCTTTACACCACCACCGGGCCCTTGTTGGGTGGGCTCATCATAGTAAGCCTCGAGACCTGGCTACGCCTGCGAATTGGCGAGGGTTATCTGGTGGTGTACGGGGTGATACTTGTGCTGACCATATTGTTTTTGCCCAGGGGTCTGGTCAGCCTCTTCCGCCGCAAGGGGGTGGGGCATGCTTAG
- a CDS encoding ABC transporter ATP-binding protein, producing the protein MSDSLSASKTHVKGTVALELKRITKRYPLVLANDRISLDVRWGEVLAVVGENGAGKSTLMKIVYGLVKPDQGEIWVGGQKVNISEPGDAIARGIGMVHQHFMLVDPFTVLENVILGSEPTQGAQLNLAQARSDVEALMKDLEFDLPLDTPVEELPVGLQQRVEILKALYRKAKILILDEPTAVLTPQEADELFDFLRRFVDQGNAVIFISHKLAEVIKLSDRVTVIRDGKVVGTVNTPETNVAELARMMVGREVILSVDKDQAKPGPALLKVSNLSIPGKDKKHRLDSVSFEVRAGEIVGIAGVEGNGQTELVEAITGLRPYQGLIEYDGQSLKPSARTVREWGVSHIPEDRNTRGLVLDFTTRENLILGDHYKSPNAGFLGFLNADHIEASAREIVEQFDVRPRSTELVARRYSGGNAQKIIVGRELSRNPRVLVAAQPTRGVDIGAIEFIHEKIVKARDAGMAVLLVSADLNEVRSLADRILVMFEGRIMGELKASEATEEKLGLLMAGIKD; encoded by the coding sequence ATGAGCGATTCGCTTTCCGCCTCCAAAACGCACGTCAAGGGTACGGTGGCCCTCGAGCTAAAGCGCATCACCAAGCGCTATCCCCTGGTGCTGGCCAATGATCGCATTTCTCTGGATGTTCGCTGGGGCGAGGTGCTGGCGGTAGTAGGGGAGAACGGGGCGGGCAAGTCCACCCTAATGAAGATTGTCTACGGCCTGGTTAAGCCAGACCAGGGCGAGATATGGGTTGGCGGCCAGAAAGTAAACATCAGCGAACCGGGCGATGCCATTGCACGGGGCATCGGGATGGTGCACCAGCACTTCATGCTGGTAGACCCATTTACTGTGCTGGAGAACGTAATTTTGGGCTCAGAACCCACCCAGGGGGCCCAGCTCAACCTGGCTCAGGCCCGCAGCGATGTAGAGGCCCTGATGAAAGACCTCGAGTTCGACCTGCCCCTCGATACCCCGGTAGAGGAGCTTCCGGTAGGCTTGCAGCAGCGGGTGGAAATCCTCAAGGCCCTCTACCGCAAGGCCAAAATCCTAATTCTGGACGAACCAACTGCCGTCCTCACGCCCCAGGAAGCCGACGAGCTGTTCGACTTCTTGCGGCGGTTTGTGGATCAGGGCAACGCGGTCATTTTTATCAGCCACAAGCTGGCCGAGGTGATCAAGCTCTCGGATCGGGTTACGGTGATCCGTGACGGCAAGGTGGTGGGTACGGTCAACACCCCCGAGACCAACGTGGCCGAGCTCGCCCGGATGATGGTGGGGCGCGAGGTAATTCTCTCGGTGGATAAGGACCAGGCCAAGCCAGGCCCGGCGCTGCTCAAAGTTTCCAACCTCTCAATTCCTGGGAAGGATAAAAAGCACCGGCTGGACAGCGTATCCTTTGAGGTGCGGGCGGGTGAGATTGTGGGTATTGCGGGGGTTGAGGGCAACGGGCAAACCGAGCTGGTGGAGGCCATTACTGGCTTGCGGCCTTACCAAGGTCTCATCGAGTACGACGGTCAAAGCCTCAAACCCAGTGCCCGGACGGTGCGTGAGTGGGGTGTTTCGCACATCCCTGAAGACCGCAATACGCGCGGGCTGGTACTGGACTTTACCACCCGCGAGAACCTGATCCTGGGCGACCACTACAAAAGCCCCAATGCGGGCTTCCTGGGCTTTCTAAATGCCGACCATATCGAGGCTTCGGCTCGTGAAATTGTGGAGCAATTTGACGTGCGGCCCCGCAGCACCGAACTGGTGGCCCGTCGTTACTCGGGTGGCAATGCCCAGAAAATCATTGTGGGGCGTGAGTTGAGCCGCAACCCAAGGGTGCTGGTAGCGGCCCAGCCCACCCGTGGGGTGGACATTGGGGCCATCGAGTTCATTCACGAAAAAATTGTAAAAGCGCGGGATGCCGGCATGGCGGTCTTGCTGGTATCAGCCGACCTTAACGAGGTGCGTTCGCTCGCCGACCGCATTCTGGTGATGTTCGAGGGCCGCATCATGGGCGAGCTGAAAGCCAGTGAGGCCACCGAGGAAAAGCTGGGGCTCCTGATGGCGGGGATTAAAGACTAG
- a CDS encoding 3-hydroxybutyrate dehydrogenase, protein MQLKDKTALITGAGSGIGKAIAEVFAREGARLILNDLAPNAAELAQALGGVFIQADLSDQRSVRALAQRALELGPVDILVNNAGLQRINPVDEYPEDTWNMMLQVLLTAPFQLIKYTLPDMKQRRWGRIINVASLHGLVASPYKSAYISAKHGLLGLTKTVALEVGEYGITCNAICPAYVRTPLVESQIADQARTLGIPEAEVIEKVMLAPAAIKRLIEPEEVAEYALFLASDRAGAITGSAQVIDLGWTAR, encoded by the coding sequence ATGCAACTGAAAGACAAAACTGCCCTCATCACCGGCGCCGGTAGCGGCATTGGAAAAGCCATTGCCGAAGTGTTCGCCCGTGAAGGGGCCCGCCTCATCCTCAACGACCTCGCGCCCAATGCCGCTGAGCTCGCTCAGGCCCTGGGTGGGGTTTTTATTCAGGCCGACCTTTCCGACCAGCGCTCGGTTAGGGCGCTGGCTCAAAGGGCGCTCGAGCTTGGCCCGGTAGACATCCTGGTCAACAACGCTGGTCTACAGCGCATCAACCCGGTGGACGAATACCCCGAAGACACCTGGAACATGATGCTGCAGGTGCTGCTTACAGCCCCATTCCAGCTTATCAAGTACACCCTGCCCGACATGAAGCAAAGGCGCTGGGGCCGCATCATCAACGTCGCTTCGCTGCACGGATTGGTGGCGAGCCCCTACAAATCGGCCTATATCTCGGCCAAGCATGGCCTGCTGGGCCTGACCAAGACCGTGGCGCTCGAGGTCGGTGAATATGGCATCACCTGCAACGCCATCTGCCCGGCCTACGTACGCACCCCCCTGGTGGAGTCGCAAATTGCCGACCAGGCCCGCACCCTGGGCATCCCCGAAGCCGAGGTGATCGAAAAGGTGATGCTGGCCCCGGCGGCCATCAAGCGCTTGATCGAACCGGAGGAAGTCGCGGAGTACGCACTATTCTTGGCCTCCGACAGGGCCGGGGCGATTACCGGCTCGGCCCAGGTGATTGATCTGGGCTGGACGGCGCGATAA